The genomic interval GACCATGGCTAGGGCGATAATGATAGAAAGAATGCTTTCTTCTAATTGCCCCCTTTCAGGTCCCCTAggtaactagaaataaaatgcgCAAACCTCCACAgcctctttaaaaaatacaaaaggctGAAAAGTATTTTAAGCATTGAAATAGAAGACACTCTTTCCTGAGCAAATAGGTCTTTCTAGCTTCTCTTCTGGGGTAAAATCGCCCACTCTATGCAGATATCCTTGGTCTTACTCTCCAAGAACTTCAAGTACTTccgtggaaaaaaaaaaaacaaaaacattacaacTCTAAATGAAAGCGTAAAAGGCTCTGAAAAGAGCCGTTGGGatttcaaagcaaaacaaaagctgCTTTTACTTGGCGCTGGTGTACTTGGTGCCCTCGGACACGGCGTGCTTGGCCAGCTCCCCGGGCAGCAGCAGGCGCACGGCCGTCTGGATCTCCCTGGAGGTGATGGTCGAGCGCTTGTTGTAAAGCGCCAGGCGCGACGCCTCGCCCGCGATGCGCTCGAAGATGTCGTTGAGGAAACGAGATCATGATGCCCATGGCCTTGAACGAGATGCCGGTGTCGGGGTGGACCTGCTTGAGCACCGTGTTACACGTACACCGAGTAGCTCTCCTTACGGCTGCGCTTGCGCTTCTTGCCGTCCTTCTTCTGAGCCTTGGTCACTGCCTTCTTGGAGATCTTCTTGGGCGCCGGAGCCGACTTGGTCGGTTTAAGTATCATGACAAGAAAACGCGCTACCAGAACAGAAAAATCGCTTTGATTACAGCGTTCTTATTTGTACGGCTTCTATGCAAATAAGGTGTTAAGACTTAGTACTTAGATTCGATAAATTGTCCCGGCTTCCAAACTGTTATGCAAATCAAGTTGTTGTAGTTCGCTTTTGTAATTGGTTGCAACGTAGATTGCTTTAGCCAATCACATAGCGCAATTTACAATTCCTCTTGCACGTATAATAGCTTCTAATTTGCAGAGAAATTTGTACTTtcgttttattttttcttgataagcatCTTCATATAGGAATTTTGAAATGTCTGGCCGTGGAAAACAGGGCGGCAAAAGTCGCGCCAAGGCTAAGACGCGTTCCTCCCGTGCCGGTCTGCAGTTCCCCGTGGGTCGCGTGCACCGTCTGCTCCGCAAGGGCAACTATGCCGAGCGGGTCGGGGCCGGCGCGCCCGTGTACCTGGCGGCGGTGCTGGAGTACCTGACGGCCGAGATCCTGGAGCTGGCGGGCAACGCGGCCCGCGACAACAAGAAGACGCGTATCATCCCGCGCCATCTGCAGCTGGCCATCCGCAACGACGAGGAGCTCAACAAGCTGCTGGGCCGTGTGACCATCGCGCAGGGCGGCGTCCTGCCCAACATCCAGGCCGTGCTGCTGCCCAAGAAGACCGAGAGCCACCATAAAGCCAAGGGCAAATAAACTAGGAAAACAGAACATTGAATTCTTGCAGCATCAGTCTTATCAAAAGGCTCTTTTCAGAGCCCCCCACGTACTCACTAAAAGGGCTTCTTACATCCTTAAATAGCtaactgaaaattattttaagtttatCTAATCTAGAAGTAAATTCAGTACTTAAACTTCTATCGGCTAAGAATGTGGAAAAGGGTTGTGTCTCAGGTAGAGCCGATCAATGCAGCTGCCCCTCGGTTGTAAACCAGAAGTCATGTGATAATAAGGCTTGTGTTGGATTTAGGTGCAGACCTAACTAGTGACCCACAGGGTAATAAACCCACACTCAGTATTATCTCAAATTGAAAGCAGTTTCACATCTGAATAGGAGAACCATCTGCATTCATACTTTCTGAAAGAAACAATCTCCAACTACTGAGCTGGGGTCCTACTCAGTTGTAATCAACCACACCCTGGAGTCACAGCTCCTTTGAGCAGAGCTAAACAGGGTTCACTGTGACTTTAAAAGGGCACACAGTAATCTTTCTGTATCATTTGCAAGTTTGGGGATCTTAGCATTTTACACAAACTTCAGTTGAAATTGTAAAATGTGGAGTGTTATATATAAGGATGTTGTTAGTGAAAAATGTGTTAAAGCATACATTAACATGTGAGATCACCGGTCTTAGtgctgtaaggaaaagtctataaaacagaatttaaaaaaccCTAATTTAAATAGAGAAGGAAATTGTGAAATTAGCGTTCCAAAACTAAaagagggtaaaaaaaaaaaaaaaagacactttgGCAATCATATTCAGAGcgcgttttttaaaaaaactaagaaagCCAGTTTCAGGTGCCGaaacttattcaacaaataatttatattaaattctgcAGAGAAAAGCCAAAGAAACAGCATAAACATGGGGGCGAGAAGGCGTTAAAAACACCGACAGTTAAAGGGGTGGGTTGGAAGAAGATATTACTTTTTGGTCTAAAAGCATCAGACCCGCGGACTCATGTGGTCAGGGAATGAATGTCGCTACTGATATCTCCACCGGGAGTCAAAGGGAGCAAACTCCTTGTCCAATCAGAACAAGTGCAAGGACGTGGTGGTTCTGAGAAGACACCAACCAAGGGCTCCATCCACGCCAAGCATGTCACCTTCATGCCCAAAGACATTCGGATTGATTCCGCTTGGCATCCGTGGAGGGTAAGTCGTTCTTAATTTAATGTGAAAGGCTCCTTTCAGATTTAAAGTCTCCAAAATATTGCTGTGTACTTTTGTTAACAAAAATATACCCACCTCTTTCTCCCCCTTTTCTCGGAAAAGTGTTATTACAAGCTCTTTTGTAAGGTCAGTTGGCTGGCTCTGAAAAGAGCCTTTAAGTCACTACTCACAACTAGTCCTAATGGCCGCCTTCTTGAGTTTGGATGGCAGTTTTCGGCTTGGCTACCTTGGGCTTAGGGGCTTTGGCCTTGGCTGGACTCTTGGCTGCTTTCTTCAGTTTGGCTGCTTTCACCTTTTTCGGGCTTTTGCTCACTTTCTTGGCCCCAGCAGCCACAGTTGGTTCTTCGCCTTCTTCAGGGCCTTCTTTTGTGGTGCTCTTCTTCGGAGTGGCCGCACCTGTTGCCTTTTTGGGCTCCTCGGAAGCCGCTTTCTCGTTGAGTTTAAAGGAGCCGGAAGCGCCAGTGCACTTGATGTGAATCAGGGTGCCCTTGAACACCAGGCTCTTGAGGTCCAACTTGATGTGGctgttcttgtgtgtgtgtgtgtgtgtgtgtgtgtgtgtgtgtgtgtgtgtgtgtgtgtgtgtgtgtgtgtgtgtgtgtgtgtgtgtgtgtgtgtgtgtgtgtgtgtgtgtgtgtgtgtgtgtgtgtgtgtgtgtgtgtgtgtgtgtgtgtgtgtgtgtgtgtgtgtgtgtgtgtgtgtgtgtgtgtgtgtgtgtgtgtgtgtgtgtgtgtgtgtgtgtgtgtgtgtgtgtgtgtgtgtgtgtgtgtgtgtgtgtgtgtgtgtgtgtgtgtgtgtgtgtgcgcgcgcgcgctctGACACAGACAGATTTACAGGTAAGAGACACAACTTCTTAATTTTcgtttaaaatataaattcttcccTTTGTACCTTCAAAGCTTGCTCTCTGGTAATAATGTAAACATTCTTGCCTTCTCATACATTCAACAGTTGCTTGATTTTCATTGAGATTTATCCAGAAAACCTGTTTCATATGAAGAGCTCTTTTTGGATTTCTCTACAGCTACTTGGAATAACAGCTATTTCTGATAATAAACGTCATTATGTTGTCTGTAGAAGCTTTATCAGATCTTGTGACTATTTAGAGGGTTAATGAATTTTGGGACTTTAAGCATTCAACATTTGTCTGGGAAAATGGGAAATGGAGTAATCAGTGATTCTCCTGACATGGTACATTGGACATATGCTGCATACTTACTGGCAGAGGAGAACCAGGAAGAGGCATAAAAGAGACTTGGGCCCCTTTACTGgtctaaaaatattcttttattgaCCTTGGTTTCATTGAGGTTGGGGGGGTCAGTTATTAAAATGTTCACAAGCTTTGGGTTCAGAGATATGTCATCTTTGGAGAAGATAATGGCAAAGTATTCAAGTAACAGAATGAAGGAGTATACACAGGCCcagcacattcacacacacacacacatttctataGAATTACACTGAGAGAGGGAGATATTAAAACATTCATGTTTTATATTCAGTACATTTCTCACTTCTATAAGTAAGGATATAGGCTTATAGAAAACATTACAGTTTATGCTTAATGTTAAATAGGaaatagattgatgatagatatGATTTAATctgattttctttctcctcaaaaTATATGTTTGTCtctaacattatgtttatttcaaAGCATGTACAAATCTCTGTTTCACTGTGACTATGAATGGAAGAAATCCTGGAAACAGAGCAAAGCCCAAAAAGTGAGGGTTTCATACTTCTACATGATCTCATCAAAATCAACAAATGATTACTTAAGAACATCTAACTCAAACATGAAAAATTAATAcatgttaataaaaattaaaagttaacacaattcaaatgggtgagatgaaaTGAGAAATCAGCTTATTACAAGTCATTTTTACTTTGTGTATTCACTTATTGTGGAGCTTATGTACTCCTAATCATCTTTGAATAGTTTGACTTACTATATTTGGTTTTGAGTCTCACTTGAAGAATATTTCTTTGACAGTAGTGAAGAGGATGAATTACAGAGAGGGTGAGGACAATCAGAGGTCATAAAAAGACTGTGAGAATAGCCAGTCCAGACAAGAAATAGAAGAGCCAGAATTACAAACCATGATGGGGGACATAAAAGAGGAGCAGCACCAACAAAGGAAGAGCTGTCTTAGACACTTAAATGTAGGAAATCTTGCAGGTACTACCCCATTCACCTTCATGGTTCACCTTTACGTGGATAACTGAAGTGTTTCCCTTCAGATCTGTCCCCTTGCCTAATTACCAAACTTGTGTTTCCAAATGGTTGCTGGATATATACTTCTACACCTACCTACTCAAGAATCTCAACATGAGTAGCCTCACCGAAGTAGTTTCCAATCAGATTACCCCTTCCAGTTGACATTCTTATAAATTCTATTAACAGGCCTATTTTATTCACTGAGCCATACTTGACTGGGTGAAGCCTTATTTTCCATTGAAGGTATAGAGCAGCTATGAAGTAAGTAGTCTGTTCTAGTTCCTACCACTGAGCTCTGAATGGCCCAACTATGTGTCTCTTTACAGAGTGTTCTCACATTAATATAGACAGAATTCTTCAGCAATATTCAGAATATTTCAGAAACTGTATTCCTATTAGATATGATAAAGAAATGTAAAACCTATAGGGCTTTTTGTCCCCTTCACATGttggagaaataaaacaattctgTCAACAAAATGACCCTTCTTTATCAATACAGAGGAGAGAGAACAATTTATTATTGGGTAATAAATATGAACGGATATACATTCATGTCAATTACCACAAAAATAACtagttaggaaaaaaaatctcatacgTCTTAtacagcaaaacagaagaaataacGACTTATTTTCTAGAGAAGCAGGAGCTACACCGTATGACAATCTCCTGTTTCTTGTGAGAGACTACTAAACTAATTCCAGAGGTACATTTTTATATATCTAGAGATTATCTGGCCCCCAACCTAGCAAGTACCTCTACATTGTAAAAACTGGAGACTGGGCTTTATCCCTAGAAAAAAATTCTCTCTATTCCTAAGAGGAGGTAATAAAAAGCTCACACATTTCTTCAAGAGGAGAGGAAATGACCTCTTTAAtgtttataaatggaaaaaaatcaatgtcatTTATCCTTATACACCTCCATCACATTGTGGCTACTAACATGATTTTTTCACTCCAACATTCATGAACTTCCCAATGCTCCCCTCTGCACATTTTGAAACTCGGTGTTTTAAGACTTTTAGGCTCCCATAGAAGAGGGATTCTCCACCATTTTTGTTTCATGGACTATGTATATCAGATAAAGCTTATAGGCCCCTTACCCAGAATATCACTTTAAATGCTTAATATTGTATACATaggattacaaagaaaaaaatattaacatactgtgggtaaaactgtaacatttccagaatatatctCCTggttttagtacatctgcatatcaataggcgttcagaggtggaaagaagtatggctttagtgcatttgcatcattcctcaggggtggagagaagttcatctccattatCAGTgcgtaattacctgggcaacagagggcttatctgtacctgagagatgaGGGGGAGCGcttgttttgcttctgctggagcaggaaacaaGAGCAGTGCCCGGACTACAGTTcatgagcaataaacgggttttaaacttaatttctcccttcgactgattccggtttttagaggtattttgccccgggacttcctctccctggacttacacataTCATTTTCAAATTTGTCAAAAATCCAAATTGGTGAAGTATTAACATATATGCTTCTTTATTAATATATTGAATAACAAGATAACCCGTATGACCAAGAATTACCACAGGTTAGGAGTTGAGAGCAGCCACAAGTGTCACAATGATATTGAGTGCTTATTTGTGGATATGTTTTTAAACACTTTGCATAGACTACCTCTTTTTAACTTGAATGCTCTATAATTTACACTTTCTTATACATTTGAATTGAAAAAACAGTACAGActggccaaggtcacatagctagtatgTGCAGCAGGCTGTCCCCGGAGCTTAACTGGGTGCTATACAATGACAACTGGTTGGAGAAATACAATGTGgtaattttatttagaaacagTGCTACCTGAAGCTGCCCATAATTAAGTATGCAATCAAACCATAAACTAGGCTCACAACAGAACACAGTTCTAATCACTTTGggatatacatatttataacttCAGTGCAGCCCTGAATTTTTAACGTGATTTGACCTCTAAATATGTCATCATTTACTTTTAGTTGCCTCAGTAGGGTTATCCAGAGTACATACAGAAGAGCCCTGTTCAGTTAACCGGACATTCATAAATTGATAAAATGAAACTTAAGCAATAAAAATATGGTTTgcttaaaactatttaaaacGTCTTAGACAACAGTGTGTATTAGCCAATTTCATATTCGGGGAAATCTGAAAGAAAAGCGTCAGGTTTCTTTGTGGAAAGTGTATGAATTGCTCTACTTAATGGCCGCAAatattgtacacacacacacacacacacacaatctgtaGAAGCATTTATTAAAGCCCCTCTCCAATATGTATTGCTTCAGGCGCCCCATTTGGTCTGGTCTCCAGAGCTCTGAGCAAGGGACAAATAAGCAAAGGGCGTGAACTGAGTGTGGCCACCGCCCCTGCTCTTGCGGTTTTCTATCAGGTCCGTTACATTACTATAAAGGCACCGAGCGGTTGCTCTTGGAGGTGTTGGATTGCAGGTTTAGAGAAAGTGTGTGGTATGTCTGGTCGCGGCAAAGGCGGGAAGGGACTGGGTAAAGGTGGCGCCAAGCGCCACCGCAAGGTGCTGCGGGACAACATCCAGGGCATTACCAAGCCCGCCATCCGCCGCCTGGCAAGGCGCGGTGGAGTCAAGCGCATCTCCGGCCTCATTTACGAAGAGACCCGCGGGGTGCTGAAGGTGTTTCTGGAGAACGTGATCCGGGATGCAGTCACCTACACCGAGCACGCCAAGCGCAAGACGGTCACGGCCATGGATGTGGTCTACGCACTCAAGCGCCAGGGCCGCACCCTGTACGGCTTCGGAGGCTAAGTAAATTCAATTCCAGCTTGCCATTTCACATATATTAAACCCAAAGGCCCTTTTCAGGGCCATCTAATTTACTCGCAAGAAGTTGTAATGCTTCCCATCTCAGACGGTGAGGCTTTTCTAGTACTTATTCGTGTGTTTCTCGCTGCGTTTGCAACTAAGATCTTAAGAGCTGATCCCTAATGTCATTTGTGAATTTGCTGTCTGATGGAGAGTATGTATTATACACAAGGCAGAGGATTGGAGAGCACAGAACTTGTCTGCTACTACTAGAAATGAAAAGGGGTACATTAGGCACTTTTGAGTTCATCTTAAAAGTAGATTCTGATGTCACCTGGTGGGCTGGAGGGGGCACAAGGGTGACAGGCAAAGTATGTAGAAGGCAGTGAGTCCTGGAGGAACCACAGTTGGGTGCATAGGGTTTTCTTGTTTAAAAGGACTGGAGGGACATACCAACTTTGGCTTTTTGCTTCTCAACTGCTCTCAATCCACCCAGTTACTGGTTTCTCGAGTCCAAAATGGCATTTTAGCATACCCATGGCTCACATAAGTATGTGGACCTGTGTTTACCAGGTTTTGTTGCCTTTTTATCCTGAATAGTCTTAAGACTTGATTACAAGCTGATTTACCATAAAGTGTAGATAATCCTGTTTGCTGGCACAAATCCTGACAAAAAGTGCTAGACAGCCTTTCAAACCAGGTCTTCACATTTAGATCCCACCTTTTTCTACACATcaggaaatgaaacaaaataagcaGTTCTTAAGTGGGTTAATAACCATTTCTTACTATCTTTCCACAATCTCCCAGTACTGTCAGCATGTCACTTTTATTCTACAAATCTGGGATTCTTACAAGACTGGCATTTTCCCACTATGTGTTTGCTTTATAATAAAGGCATAGCTGGATAGATGGCTCCCTAGGTAGAGGTAACATTTCCTGGGGTTTGCCTGTCCAAGTGTGAGTAGAAGTCACTCCCAGGTCTGGGCTTTAAAGCCTTTCTTCCCACTAGATATTAAGAGTGTTCTTGCTTGACCAAGCAGGGAACATGCCCGAGGACATGCCATAACAATGACTTGTAAGGAACATGAGTCCCTGACCAGGAGAAGAGCTGCCCCACAGAGCTGGACTAATCACAGtggttctgttccatgcaacaaGAATAACTATCTTTATGCTTAATTTATTGTTCAGTCTCTGTTACAGCAAACTTAATTTTACCATACCAAGTACGGTTTTGTTTTCTCAACTTACTGAACAGTACAGACCGTCCTTCCATTTGCCTGAAAGCTCTTTTAAGGAATACTGGTGCCAAATAAGCCTCTCTGTAGTATCTCTTACCCACTGAGTTTCATCCTGGGCAAAACATGGGGGATCATGACATGTTAGAAACGAATGGATGGACTGTCCCCATATCTTAAGCAGTTCTGATTTGTATATTTCAAAGTACTGCCTCCTCTTAAGAGAGAGGTTCTTTACAATATATGGATCAAAACCGCTTTAAGAATCAGTTAAATATACATGTGGACAGAAATATTTCACGGGGCTTATTTACCCTCTGAGGCTCATTCAGGAACTCCCAGGGCTCCATGGATTCTTGTTAACCAACTGGAATTTAGGATTTCAGGAGATTCAAAATTTAAGGAAAGGGGAAAGGGCAAACATAacacaaaaaacacattaaaCAAGAGTAAATTTGCTTAACACTTTACCTTAGTTTACTAATCTCCCGGCACCCAAGTCTTCTATTTGTTGAGCACAAACTCCTCCCTGCCCTAGAATTTTTACACAGTGGCCTGGAACTTTCATTCCCTGCATTGTTGGTTCCCTTATCTGAAGTGTCATCATCACTGTCACTATTGGCACCTGCTTTATTTCAAGTAATTTCATAGTAGTCAGAACTCCTATTTGAAATTATCTTGTTGAGTTATCAGCATGCTTATTATCTCTCTTCTTCCAGTAGGATATCAGCCCCAGAAGAGCAGGCTTCTGTCTCCCTCACTGCTGGAACTTAATGCCTCACACAAAAGAAATCAATCAGTGTTGACAAAATACTGAACAGAATCACTTCAGCTGCTCTGATTTGTTTCTTGTATCCATTGCTCCATTCTCCCTGTCAAGTTTATGACTTGGGCCTTTGTCCTGTCTCATCACTATTATTTCCCTCTTGGTTCCCTGCCACCAGAGGCATCTTCCTAACACTGGAGCCAATCATGTCAGTCCCTGCTTTTTATAACTTTTTGTTGTCTGCAAAATAAATCTAAAGTTCATTGTTTGACATCCAGACACTTTACCATTGTATACCATTAACCTCATCTTTACCACCAGGAAAGCTCCACACAGGAAGCTCCATGGGAAGGGGCTTTGTTTAGTTAGCGTGTTTTTCTGCATAGTATCAGATGTTCTTAAAGCATAGTACCAGATAAGCAACATCTGTATCTTCTGGGAACTTTTTAGAAAGCCAGGAtccctgatttctccctgagcTAACGAAATTGAAACTCAGGACCAGTAATCTGTTCTTTAACAAGCCCTCTAGGGGATTCTGATGCACACCCAAGTTTGAGAACTAGAGAACAGCTCTAGATCATGTGTAAGTAACTTGCGTTTGGCACTTGAATATGAACCAACCTACTGAATGCTCCTTTTGTCTGCCTAGAAGGCCTTTGTATCAGGCAGTAGAGGTGTCTTCCCAAGATCATTTCCCCTCCTCCCTTTGTAACACAGCCTCAGTTTTGTTCAGGTCTCCCCTTCCTCCTTGCCGTGTGGTCTAGGGAAGACAGAGTTCCTTTCTTGCCTCTTGGATCAAATCCTGATTCATCCACACCAAGTCGTTAAGTGTCCCATGCCCTTTAGTAAACGTAAATTTGGGGCTGGGTATACAGCTAGTTCTTTGGGGTTGTAAGAGCCTTTAACAACTTCCCCAAGAATATGTAATGATACACTGAAATGGGAGGTGTTGATCAATAaactgtgtgcgtgtgtgtatctTGGGGATAGATGTGGAA from Manis pentadactyla isolate mManPen7 chromosome 16, mManPen7.hap1, whole genome shotgun sequence carries:
- the LOC118911712 gene encoding histone H2A type 1-E-like, with product MSGRGKQGGKSRAKAKTRSSRAGLQFPVGRVHRLLRKGNYAERVGAGAPVYLAAVLEYLTAEILELAGNAARDNKKTRIIPRHLQLAIRNDEELNKLLGRVTIAQGGVLPNIQAVLLPKKTESHHKAKGK
- the LOC130681255 gene encoding histone H1.3-like, with the protein product MKNSHIKLDLKSLVFKGTLIHIKCTGASGSFKLNEKAASEEPKKATGAATPKKSTTKEGPEEGEEPTVAAGAKKVSKSPKKVKAAKLKKAAKSPAKAKAPKPKVAKPKTAIQTQEGGH
- the LOC118912277 gene encoding histone H4 isoform X2, which encodes MSGRGKGGKGLGKGGAKRHRKVLRDNIQGITKPAIRRLARRGGVKRISGLIYEETRGVLKVFLENVIRDAVTYTEHAKRKTVTAMDVVYALKRQGRTLISAPEEQASVSLTAGT
- the LOC118912277 gene encoding histone H4 isoform X1, whose translation is MSGRGKGGKGLGKGGAKRHRKVLRDNIQGITKPAIRRLARRGGVKRISGLIYEETRGVLKVFLENVIRDAVTYTEHAKRKTVTAMDVVYALKRQGRTLRISAPEEQASVSLTAGT